One Prinia subflava isolate CZ2003 ecotype Zambia chromosome 8, Cam_Psub_1.2, whole genome shotgun sequence DNA window includes the following coding sequences:
- the XKR7 gene encoding XK-related protein 7 yields MAAKSDGGGGPAVLLESPEGDGGRREAGAEPPARRYRLRDGCWVFCALLVCFADGASDLWLAAHYYVRGQRWWFGLTLLFVLLPSLVVQMLSLRWFVYDFAASTKDSGGGTKDSGPRGCCRLCVWLLQGLIHLLQLGQVWRYLRTLYLGLQSRWQAEHRRRHFYWRMMFESADISMLRLLEAFLKSAPQLVLQLSIMVQQNNIEPLQGLSASASLVSLAWMIASYQKVLRDSREDKMPMSYKGAVVQILWHLFTIAARAIAFALFASVFQLYFGIFIVTHWCIMTFWIIQGETDFCMSKWEEIIYNMVVGIIYIFCWFNVKEGRSRYRMCIYYIITLSENAALTILWFLYYDRQTTSDFNALILVCVVSSSFALGIFFMFIYYCLLHPNGPIFSHRSVGCIFRQEPPPVPGSPVEAVTSPPRSLPRTTGGERDGAPGERDSCVPVFQVRPCAPPAPAARAPRTEGPVIRIDLPRKKYPAWDAHFIDRRLRKTILALEYASPTTPRLQYRTPGAPQEVLEYETTV; encoded by the exons ATGGCCGCGAAGTCggacggcggcggcggcccggccGTGCTGCTGGAGAGCCCCGAGGGCGATGgcgggcggcgggaggcgggcgcggagccgccGGCGCGGCGGTACCGGCTGCGGGACGGCTGCTGGGTGTTCTGCGCGCTCCTCGTCTGCTTCGCGGACGGTGCTTCGGACCTGTGGCTGGCGGCCCATTACTACGTGCGGGGGCAGCGGTGGTGGTTCGGGCTGACGCTGCTGTTCGTGCTGCTGCCCTCGCTCGTGGTGCAAATGCTCAGCCTCAGGTGGTTCGTGTACGACTTCGCCGCCAGCACCAAGGACAGCGGCGGCGGCACCAAGGACAGCGGCCCCCGCGGCTGCTGCCGCCTCTGcgtctggctgctgcagggcctgatccacctgctgcagctggggcaggtcTGGAG GTACCTCCGCACGCTGtacctggggctgcagagccgGTGGCAGGCTGAGCACCGCCGCCGCCACTTCTACTGGCGGATGATGTTCGAGAGCGCGGACATCAGCATGCTGCGGCTGCTGGAGGCCTTCCTCAAGAGCGCACcccagctggtgctgcagctcagcatcaTGGTGCAGCAGAACAACATCGAGCCATTGCAGG gactCTCAGCCTCGGCCTCACTGGTCTCGCTGGCCTGGATGATCGCGTCCTACCAGAAGGTGCTGCGGGACTCGCGGGAGGACAAGATGCCCATGTCCTACAAGGGCGCCGTGGTGCAGATCCTCTGGCACCTCTTCACCATCGCTGCTCGTGCCATCGCCTTTGCCCTCTTCGCCTCCGTGTTCCAGCTCTACTTTGGTATCTTCATCGTCACCCACTGGTGCATCATGACCTTCTGGATCATCCAGGGCGAGACGGATTTCTGCATGTCCAAGTGGGAGGAGATCATCTACAACATGGTGGTGGGCATCATCTACATCTTCTGCTGGTTCAACGTCAAGGAGGGACGGAGCCGCTACCGCATGTGCATCTACTACATCATCACTCTGTCAGAGAACGCCGCCCTCACCATCCTCTGGTTCCTGTACTACGACCGCCAGACCACCTCTGACTTCAACGCCTTAATCCTCGTCTGCGTGGTTAGCTCCAGCTTCGCCCTCGGCATCTTCTTCATGTTCATCTACTACTGCCTCTTGCACCCCAACGGCCCCATCTTCAGCCACCGCTCCGTGGGCTGCATCTTCCGGCAGGAGCCGCCCCCGGTGCCGGGGTCCCCGGTGGAAGCCGTCACCAGCCCGCCGCGCTCGCTGCCGCGGACTACAGGGGGGGAGCGGGACGGGGCGCCGGGGGAGCGGGACAGCTGCGTGCCCGTCTTCCAGGTGAGGCCCTGCGCCCCGCCGGCGCcggccgcccgcgccccgcggaCAGAGGGTCCCGTCATCCGCATTGACCTGCCCAGGAAGAAGTACCCCGCCTGGGACGCCCACTTCATCGACCGGCGCCTGCGGAAGACCATCCTGGCGCTGGAGTACGCGTCGCCCACCACCCCCCGCCTGCAGTACCGCACCCCCGGCGCCCcgcaggaggtgctggagtaCGAGACCACCGTGTAG
- the CCM2L gene encoding cerebral cavernous malformations 2 protein-like isoform X2: MDSEAKKGKKGFVSPIKRLVFPKAARRAALRSSVYRRPLHSVPLYPPDYLIDPQILLHDYVEKEVKFLGHLTWVTSSLNPSSRDEVLQLLDTARQLKELPLQTTPEQDSILSLSARCLLLTWRDNEELILRIPTHEIAAASYLRDDALHLLILKTGLGVDPVPAGAHPEAAPAGLPEAFPAEKRAGGSWPEGRLGGPMERRHTICSLDWRAARGGQEGRQGGSLERRRGGSWERRQRGRPSGSWERRRAGTAGGSWERGTGFGSWERRHAGSNPLDPQEPCPDAYCNLIILAVPNRDAGEESCALICQVFQIIYGDQSIECVDRAGYHYTSTPTRPWLSSRSESCRTDGTYGYDADYSCCSSFNGSHETFEAYYSGASSPSFHRSHHSLATACSGSDQSGAGLEQLQDYMVTLRNKLSPQEIQQFAILLREYRLGTPVQEYCTELLRLYGDRRKFLLLGMRPFIPDQDIGYFETFLESIGIREGGILTDSFGRIKRSMSNTSASAVRSYDSWSLRSEAESFNRMITDITHDIEALARDEEEEEEEEEDNYL, from the exons ATGGACAGCGAGGCcaagaaggggaagaag GGTTTTGTGTCCCCCATCAAGCGGCTGGTTTTCCCGAAGGCAGCACGGAGGGCAGCGCTCCGCAGCAGCGTCTACCGGCGCCCGCTGCACTCCGTGCCCCTCTACCCCCCCGACTACCTGATCGACCCCCAGATCCTGCTGCATGACTACGTGGAGAAGGAGGTGAAG ttTTTAGGTCATCTGACATGGGTGACATCCTCCCTGAACCCCTCCAGCCGGGatgaggtgctgcagctgctggacaCGGCCAGG cagctgaaggagctgccGCTGCAGACGACGCCGGAGCAGGACAGCATCCTCAGCCTCTCGGCGCGCTGCCTCCTGCTCACCTGGCGCGACAACGAGGAGCTGATCCTGAGAATCCCCACACACGAGATCGCAGCGGCCTCCTACCTGCGCGACGATGCCCTGCACCTCCTCATCCTCAAAACCG GCCTGGGAGTGGACCCGGTGCCCGCCGGGGCGCACCCCGAGGCGGCCCCGGCCGGCTTGCCCGAGGCGTTTCCCGCAGAGAAGCGTGCGGGGGGCTCGTGGCCCGAGGGCCGGCTCGGGGGCCCGATGGAGCGGCGGCACACGATCTGCAGCCTGGACtggcgggcggcgcggggcgggcaggAGGGCCGGCAGGGCGGCAGCctggagcggcggcggggcggcagctgggagcggcggcagcgcgggcggCCCTCG GGCAGCTGGGAGCGGCGGCGGGCCGGCACCGCCGGCGGCAGCTGGGAGCGCGGCACCGGCTTCGGCAGCTGGGAGCGGCGGCACGCCGGCAGCAACCCTCTGGACCCCCAGGAGCCCTGCCCCGACGCTTACTGCAACCTCATTATCCTCGCCGTGCCCAACAGG GATGCTGGGGAGGAGTCCTGCGCGCTCATCTGCCAGGTGTTCCAGATCATCTACGGCGACCAGAGCATCGAGTGCGTGGACCGTGCTGGGTACCACTACACCTCCACGCCCACGCGGCCTTGGCTCTCCAGCAGGA gCGAGAGCTGCCGCACAGATGGGACATACGGCTACGATGCTGActacagctgctgcagctcctt CAATGGCTCCCACGAGACCTTTGAGGCGTATTACAGCGGCGCCTCCTCGCCCTCCTTCCACCGCTCCCACCACAGCCTGGCCACCGCTTGCAGTGGCAGTGACCAGAGTGGcgcagggctggagcagctgcaggactACATGGTGACG CTGCGCAACAAGCTGTCACCACAGGAGATCCAGCAGTTTGCCATCCTGCTCCGTGAGTACCGGCTGGGCACACCAGTGCAGGAGTACTGCACGGAGCTCCTGCGCCTCTACGGGGACCGCAGGAAGTTCCTGCTCCTGG GGATGAGGCCCTTCATCCCTGACCAGGACATCGGGTACTTCGAGACCTTCCTGGAGAGCATCGGGATCCGGGAGGGCGGGATCCTCACCGACAGCTTCGGCCGCATCAAGCGCAGCATGAGCAACACATCGGCCTCGGCCGTGCGCAGCTACGACAGCTGGTCCCTGCGCTCCGAGGCCGAGTCCTTCAACCGCATGATCACCGACATCACCCATGATATCGAGGCACTGGCACGGGacgaggaagaggaggaggaggaggaagaggacaACTACCTGTGA
- the CCM2L gene encoding cerebral cavernous malformations 2 protein-like isoform X1, with amino-acid sequence MDSEAKKGKKGFVSPIKRLVFPKAARRAALRSSVYRRPLHSVPLYPPDYLIDPQILLHDYVEKEVKFLGHLTWVTSSLNPSSRDEVLQLLDTARQLKELPLQTTPEQDSILSLSARCLLLTWRDNEELILRIPTHEIAAASYLRDDALHLLILKTGLGVDPVPAGAHPEAAPAGLPEAFPAEKRAGGSWPEGRLGGPMERRHTICSLDWRAARGGQEGRQGGSLERRRGGSWERRQRGRPSGSWERRQPCGGSWERRRAGTAGGSWERGTGFGSWERRHAGSNPLDPQEPCPDAYCNLIILAVPNRDAGEESCALICQVFQIIYGDQSIECVDRAGYHYTSTPTRPWLSSRSESCRTDGTYGYDADYSCCSSFNGSHETFEAYYSGASSPSFHRSHHSLATACSGSDQSGAGLEQLQDYMVTLRNKLSPQEIQQFAILLREYRLGTPVQEYCTELLRLYGDRRKFLLLGMRPFIPDQDIGYFETFLESIGIREGGILTDSFGRIKRSMSNTSASAVRSYDSWSLRSEAESFNRMITDITHDIEALARDEEEEEEEEEDNYL; translated from the exons ATGGACAGCGAGGCcaagaaggggaagaag GGTTTTGTGTCCCCCATCAAGCGGCTGGTTTTCCCGAAGGCAGCACGGAGGGCAGCGCTCCGCAGCAGCGTCTACCGGCGCCCGCTGCACTCCGTGCCCCTCTACCCCCCCGACTACCTGATCGACCCCCAGATCCTGCTGCATGACTACGTGGAGAAGGAGGTGAAG ttTTTAGGTCATCTGACATGGGTGACATCCTCCCTGAACCCCTCCAGCCGGGatgaggtgctgcagctgctggacaCGGCCAGG cagctgaaggagctgccGCTGCAGACGACGCCGGAGCAGGACAGCATCCTCAGCCTCTCGGCGCGCTGCCTCCTGCTCACCTGGCGCGACAACGAGGAGCTGATCCTGAGAATCCCCACACACGAGATCGCAGCGGCCTCCTACCTGCGCGACGATGCCCTGCACCTCCTCATCCTCAAAACCG GCCTGGGAGTGGACCCGGTGCCCGCCGGGGCGCACCCCGAGGCGGCCCCGGCCGGCTTGCCCGAGGCGTTTCCCGCAGAGAAGCGTGCGGGGGGCTCGTGGCCCGAGGGCCGGCTCGGGGGCCCGATGGAGCGGCGGCACACGATCTGCAGCCTGGACtggcgggcggcgcggggcgggcaggAGGGCCGGCAGGGCGGCAGCctggagcggcggcggggcggcagctgggagcggcggcagcgcgggcggCCCTCGGGCAGCTGGGAGCGGCGGCAGCCGTGCGGCGGCAGCTGGGAGCGGCGGCGGGCCGGCACCGCCGGCGGCAGCTGGGAGCGCGGCACCGGCTTCGGCAGCTGGGAGCGGCGGCACGCCGGCAGCAACCCTCTGGACCCCCAGGAGCCCTGCCCCGACGCTTACTGCAACCTCATTATCCTCGCCGTGCCCAACAGG GATGCTGGGGAGGAGTCCTGCGCGCTCATCTGCCAGGTGTTCCAGATCATCTACGGCGACCAGAGCATCGAGTGCGTGGACCGTGCTGGGTACCACTACACCTCCACGCCCACGCGGCCTTGGCTCTCCAGCAGGA gCGAGAGCTGCCGCACAGATGGGACATACGGCTACGATGCTGActacagctgctgcagctcctt CAATGGCTCCCACGAGACCTTTGAGGCGTATTACAGCGGCGCCTCCTCGCCCTCCTTCCACCGCTCCCACCACAGCCTGGCCACCGCTTGCAGTGGCAGTGACCAGAGTGGcgcagggctggagcagctgcaggactACATGGTGACG CTGCGCAACAAGCTGTCACCACAGGAGATCCAGCAGTTTGCCATCCTGCTCCGTGAGTACCGGCTGGGCACACCAGTGCAGGAGTACTGCACGGAGCTCCTGCGCCTCTACGGGGACCGCAGGAAGTTCCTGCTCCTGG GGATGAGGCCCTTCATCCCTGACCAGGACATCGGGTACTTCGAGACCTTCCTGGAGAGCATCGGGATCCGGGAGGGCGGGATCCTCACCGACAGCTTCGGCCGCATCAAGCGCAGCATGAGCAACACATCGGCCTCGGCCGTGCGCAGCTACGACAGCTGGTCCCTGCGCTCCGAGGCCGAGTCCTTCAACCGCATGATCACCGACATCACCCATGATATCGAGGCACTGGCACGGGacgaggaagaggaggaggaggaggaagaggacaACTACCTGTGA
- the PDRG1 gene encoding p53 and DNA damage-regulated protein 1 isoform X4 encodes MGTLNPPSLCRAGSPAGTARSQPGSPVHTMEETSRWRRGGGTSLAAHGHACPQPRFVSAASVRVRRLGPRPPPRSVPAAPPRTGAATPGSPDRAALPAVAARGRAGPGLSRRGTRLSGCGCGPEPNGGGPGAAPVEAPLPAPLGPAMARDPAFVLRYLAEVEELAEDVLASRQQIVDLDVKRNRNREALRALHKDQEPDEKAMVCFGSMFIELPKAKTREMLQQGMGCPKPLGKMILPCAVPWETHAEAARPQGW; translated from the exons ATGGGCACGCTGAACCCTCCATCCCTGTGCCGGGCGGGGAGTCCCGCGGGTACAGCCCGGAGCCAGCCGGGGTCGCCAGTCCACACCATGGAAGAGACCTCACGCTGGCGCCGGGGCGGCGGCACCTCCCTCGCAGCCCACGGCCACGCTTGTCCGCAGCCTCGGTTCGTGTCCGCAGCCTCGGTCCGTGTCCGCCGCCTCGGTCCGCGTCCGCCGCCTCGGTCGgtccccgccgccccgccccgcacCGGAGCCGCGACCCCGGGATCCCCAGACCGGGCGGCGCTCCCGGCGGTGGCCGCCAGAGGGCGCGCTGGCCCCGGGCTCTCCCGCCGCGGAACCCGCCTGAGCGGCTGCGGCTGCGGCCCGGAGCCGAACGGCGGCGGACCCGGAGCGGCCCCGGTGGaggccccgctcccggccccgctcggccccgccATGGCCCGGGACCCGGCCTTCGTGCTGCGCTACCTGGCCGAGGTGGAGGAGCTGGCCGAGGACGTGCTGGCATCACGGCAGCAG ATCGTGGACCTGGACGTGAAGCGGAACCGCAACCGCGAGGCCCTGCGGGCGCTGCATAAGGACCAGGAGCCCGATG AGAAGGCCATGGTTTGCTTCGGGAGCATGTTCATCGAGCTGCCGAAGGCAAAGACCCgggagatgctgcagcagg GGATGGGCTGCCCCAAACCTCTCGGGAAGATGattctgccctgtgctgtgccctgggaaaCACATGCAGAAGCTGCTCGGCCCCAGGGGTGGTAG
- the PDRG1 gene encoding p53 and DNA damage-regulated protein 1 isoform X3, giving the protein MGTLNPPSLCRAGSPAGTARSQPGSPVHTMEETSRWRRGGGTSLAAHGHACPQPRFVSAASVRVRRLGPRPPPRSVPAAPPRTGAATPGSPDRAALPAVAARGRAGPGLSRRGTRLSGCGCGPEPNGGGPGAAPVEAPLPAPLGPAMARDPAFVLRYLAEVEELAEDVLASRQQIVDLDVKRNRNREALRALHKDQEPDAEKAMVCFGSMFIELPKAKTREMLQQGMGCPKPLGKMILPCAVPWETHAEAARPQGW; this is encoded by the exons ATGGGCACGCTGAACCCTCCATCCCTGTGCCGGGCGGGGAGTCCCGCGGGTACAGCCCGGAGCCAGCCGGGGTCGCCAGTCCACACCATGGAAGAGACCTCACGCTGGCGCCGGGGCGGCGGCACCTCCCTCGCAGCCCACGGCCACGCTTGTCCGCAGCCTCGGTTCGTGTCCGCAGCCTCGGTCCGTGTCCGCCGCCTCGGTCCGCGTCCGCCGCCTCGGTCGgtccccgccgccccgccccgcacCGGAGCCGCGACCCCGGGATCCCCAGACCGGGCGGCGCTCCCGGCGGTGGCCGCCAGAGGGCGCGCTGGCCCCGGGCTCTCCCGCCGCGGAACCCGCCTGAGCGGCTGCGGCTGCGGCCCGGAGCCGAACGGCGGCGGACCCGGAGCGGCCCCGGTGGaggccccgctcccggccccgctcggccccgccATGGCCCGGGACCCGGCCTTCGTGCTGCGCTACCTGGCCGAGGTGGAGGAGCTGGCCGAGGACGTGCTGGCATCACGGCAGCAG ATCGTGGACCTGGACGTGAAGCGGAACCGCAACCGCGAGGCCCTGCGGGCGCTGCATAAGGACCAGGAGCCCGATG cAGAGAAGGCCATGGTTTGCTTCGGGAGCATGTTCATCGAGCTGCCGAAGGCAAAGACCCgggagatgctgcagcagg GGATGGGCTGCCCCAAACCTCTCGGGAAGATGattctgccctgtgctgtgccctgggaaaCACATGCAGAAGCTGCTCGGCCCCAGGGGTGGTAG
- the CCM2L gene encoding cerebral cavernous malformations 2 protein-like isoform X3, giving the protein MDSEAKKGKKGFVSPIKRLVFPKAARRAALRSSVYRRPLHSVPLYPPDYLIDPQILLHDYVEKEVKFLGHLTWVTSSLNPSSRDEVLQLLDTARQLKELPLQTTPEQDSILSLSARCLLLTWRDNEELILRIPTHEIAAASYLRDDALHLLILKTGLGVDPVPAGAHPEAAPAGLPEAFPAEKRAGGSWPEGRLGGPMERRHTICSLDWRAARGGQEGRQGGSLERRRGGSWERRQRGRPSGSWERRQPCGGSWERRRAGTAGGSWERGTGFGSWERRHAGSNPLDPQEPCPDAYCNLIILAVPNRDAGEESCALICQVFQIIYGDQSIECVDRAGYHYTSTPTRPWLSSRSESCRTDGTYGYDADYSCCSSFNGSHETFEAYYSGASSPSFHRSHHSLATACSGSDQSGAGLEQLQDYMVTLRNKLSPQEIQQFAILLREYRLGTPVQEYCTELLRLYGDRRKFLLLGHRVLRDLPGEHRDPGGRDPHRQLRPHQAQHEQHIGLGRAQLRQLVPALRGRVLQPHDHRHHP; this is encoded by the exons ATGGACAGCGAGGCcaagaaggggaagaag GGTTTTGTGTCCCCCATCAAGCGGCTGGTTTTCCCGAAGGCAGCACGGAGGGCAGCGCTCCGCAGCAGCGTCTACCGGCGCCCGCTGCACTCCGTGCCCCTCTACCCCCCCGACTACCTGATCGACCCCCAGATCCTGCTGCATGACTACGTGGAGAAGGAGGTGAAG ttTTTAGGTCATCTGACATGGGTGACATCCTCCCTGAACCCCTCCAGCCGGGatgaggtgctgcagctgctggacaCGGCCAGG cagctgaaggagctgccGCTGCAGACGACGCCGGAGCAGGACAGCATCCTCAGCCTCTCGGCGCGCTGCCTCCTGCTCACCTGGCGCGACAACGAGGAGCTGATCCTGAGAATCCCCACACACGAGATCGCAGCGGCCTCCTACCTGCGCGACGATGCCCTGCACCTCCTCATCCTCAAAACCG GCCTGGGAGTGGACCCGGTGCCCGCCGGGGCGCACCCCGAGGCGGCCCCGGCCGGCTTGCCCGAGGCGTTTCCCGCAGAGAAGCGTGCGGGGGGCTCGTGGCCCGAGGGCCGGCTCGGGGGCCCGATGGAGCGGCGGCACACGATCTGCAGCCTGGACtggcgggcggcgcggggcgggcaggAGGGCCGGCAGGGCGGCAGCctggagcggcggcggggcggcagctgggagcggcggcagcgcgggcggCCCTCGGGCAGCTGGGAGCGGCGGCAGCCGTGCGGCGGCAGCTGGGAGCGGCGGCGGGCCGGCACCGCCGGCGGCAGCTGGGAGCGCGGCACCGGCTTCGGCAGCTGGGAGCGGCGGCACGCCGGCAGCAACCCTCTGGACCCCCAGGAGCCCTGCCCCGACGCTTACTGCAACCTCATTATCCTCGCCGTGCCCAACAGG GATGCTGGGGAGGAGTCCTGCGCGCTCATCTGCCAGGTGTTCCAGATCATCTACGGCGACCAGAGCATCGAGTGCGTGGACCGTGCTGGGTACCACTACACCTCCACGCCCACGCGGCCTTGGCTCTCCAGCAGGA gCGAGAGCTGCCGCACAGATGGGACATACGGCTACGATGCTGActacagctgctgcagctcctt CAATGGCTCCCACGAGACCTTTGAGGCGTATTACAGCGGCGCCTCCTCGCCCTCCTTCCACCGCTCCCACCACAGCCTGGCCACCGCTTGCAGTGGCAGTGACCAGAGTGGcgcagggctggagcagctgcaggactACATGGTGACG CTGCGCAACAAGCTGTCACCACAGGAGATCCAGCAGTTTGCCATCCTGCTCCGTGAGTACCGGCTGGGCACACCAGTGCAGGAGTACTGCACGGAGCTCCTGCGCCTCTACGGGGACCGCAGGAAGTTCCTGCTCCTGG GACATCGGGTACTTCGAGACCTTCCTGGAGAGCATCGGGATCCGGGAGGGCGGGATCCTCACCGACAGCTTCGGCCGCATCAAGCGCAGCATGAGCAACACATCGGCCTCGGCCGTGCGCAGCTACGACAGCTGGTCCCTGCGCTCCGAGGCCGAGTCCTTCAACCGCATGATCACCGACATCACCCATGA
- the PDRG1 gene encoding p53 and DNA damage-regulated protein 1 isoform X2, producing MGTLNPPSLCRAGSPAGTARSQPGSPVHTMEETSRWRRGGGTSLAAHGHACPQPRFVSAASVRVRRLGPRPPPRSVPAAPPRTGAATPGSPDRAALPAVAARGRAGPGLSRRGTRLSGCGCGPEPNGGGPGAAPVEAPLPAPLGPAMARDPAFVLRYLAEVEELAEDVLASRQQIVDLDVKRNRNREALRALHKDQEPDEKAMVCFGSMFIELPKAKTREMLQQDQEELDKEINNLRKELRVKVNRLYEAQGKPELKGFNLNPMSAEEMKLINRILEG from the exons ATGGGCACGCTGAACCCTCCATCCCTGTGCCGGGCGGGGAGTCCCGCGGGTACAGCCCGGAGCCAGCCGGGGTCGCCAGTCCACACCATGGAAGAGACCTCACGCTGGCGCCGGGGCGGCGGCACCTCCCTCGCAGCCCACGGCCACGCTTGTCCGCAGCCTCGGTTCGTGTCCGCAGCCTCGGTCCGTGTCCGCCGCCTCGGTCCGCGTCCGCCGCCTCGGTCGgtccccgccgccccgccccgcacCGGAGCCGCGACCCCGGGATCCCCAGACCGGGCGGCGCTCCCGGCGGTGGCCGCCAGAGGGCGCGCTGGCCCCGGGCTCTCCCGCCGCGGAACCCGCCTGAGCGGCTGCGGCTGCGGCCCGGAGCCGAACGGCGGCGGACCCGGAGCGGCCCCGGTGGaggccccgctcccggccccgctcggccccgccATGGCCCGGGACCCGGCCTTCGTGCTGCGCTACCTGGCCGAGGTGGAGGAGCTGGCCGAGGACGTGCTGGCATCACGGCAGCAG ATCGTGGACCTGGACGTGAAGCGGAACCGCAACCGCGAGGCCCTGCGGGCGCTGCATAAGGACCAGGAGCCCGATG AGAAGGCCATGGTTTGCTTCGGGAGCATGTTCATCGAGCTGCCGAAGGCAAAGACCCgggagatgctgcagcagg ACCAGGAAGAGCTGGATAAGGAGATAAACAACCTCCGGAAGGAGCTGCGGGTGAAGGTCAACAGGCTCTATGAAGCTCAAG GTAAGCCTGAGCTGAAGGGGTTTAACCTGAATCCCATGTCTGCTGAGGAAATGAAGCTCATCAACCGCATCCTGGAGGGCTGA
- the PDRG1 gene encoding p53 and DNA damage-regulated protein 1 isoform X1: MGTLNPPSLCRAGSPAGTARSQPGSPVHTMEETSRWRRGGGTSLAAHGHACPQPRFVSAASVRVRRLGPRPPPRSVPAAPPRTGAATPGSPDRAALPAVAARGRAGPGLSRRGTRLSGCGCGPEPNGGGPGAAPVEAPLPAPLGPAMARDPAFVLRYLAEVEELAEDVLASRQQIVDLDVKRNRNREALRALHKDQEPDAEKAMVCFGSMFIELPKAKTREMLQQDQEELDKEINNLRKELRVKVNRLYEAQGKPELKGFNLNPMSAEEMKLINRILEG; encoded by the exons ATGGGCACGCTGAACCCTCCATCCCTGTGCCGGGCGGGGAGTCCCGCGGGTACAGCCCGGAGCCAGCCGGGGTCGCCAGTCCACACCATGGAAGAGACCTCACGCTGGCGCCGGGGCGGCGGCACCTCCCTCGCAGCCCACGGCCACGCTTGTCCGCAGCCTCGGTTCGTGTCCGCAGCCTCGGTCCGTGTCCGCCGCCTCGGTCCGCGTCCGCCGCCTCGGTCGgtccccgccgccccgccccgcacCGGAGCCGCGACCCCGGGATCCCCAGACCGGGCGGCGCTCCCGGCGGTGGCCGCCAGAGGGCGCGCTGGCCCCGGGCTCTCCCGCCGCGGAACCCGCCTGAGCGGCTGCGGCTGCGGCCCGGAGCCGAACGGCGGCGGACCCGGAGCGGCCCCGGTGGaggccccgctcccggccccgctcggccccgccATGGCCCGGGACCCGGCCTTCGTGCTGCGCTACCTGGCCGAGGTGGAGGAGCTGGCCGAGGACGTGCTGGCATCACGGCAGCAG ATCGTGGACCTGGACGTGAAGCGGAACCGCAACCGCGAGGCCCTGCGGGCGCTGCATAAGGACCAGGAGCCCGATG cAGAGAAGGCCATGGTTTGCTTCGGGAGCATGTTCATCGAGCTGCCGAAGGCAAAGACCCgggagatgctgcagcagg ACCAGGAAGAGCTGGATAAGGAGATAAACAACCTCCGGAAGGAGCTGCGGGTGAAGGTCAACAGGCTCTATGAAGCTCAAG GTAAGCCTGAGCTGAAGGGGTTTAACCTGAATCCCATGTCTGCTGAGGAAATGAAGCTCATCAACCGCATCCTGGAGGGCTGA